In Pelagicoccus sp. SDUM812003, the genomic stretch TGCTGGCGGAGCTGAAGGTACGCTCGCAGAGCAAAGCTTCGCTGTTCGAGTCGGCTTCACCGGCAGTCTCGATACTGACAGCTCCCCGGCTGAGGGTCTGCGGAGCGGTGACGAACCCATCTCTGCCAGCGCCGAACGAGCCGCCACAGGTCTCGGTGAAAAGAAGATCTGCAGAAAAACTCATGCGATACTGGGCTTCAAGCTGCGTGCCCTCTTCGCTCTGGTACGCGCCATTCCTAAAAAGACTGAAATCGATGGTTAGGTTGTCAAAATCGAAGGAGATGCCCGCCTCCTCCTCTTCGATGATTGTATTGTCGAAGAGCCAGACAAAGTCCGTTGCATACTGCGGTTCCGCGAAGTCGACAAGGTCGTGGCTATAGGTTGCCAGAATGCCGCTTTCTTTCGACGATTCGAGAATGATATTTCCTGAGATGGATACGGCGGCTGTTTCTATAATCTGAATACAAGAAGAAGATTCGCCGCAGCTAGGGTCTATCGCAGTCCAGGTTCGAAGTAGGGTTGAGCCATCGTATTCGTCGCTGAAGAATAGATTGTCCTGGCTTAGTGGCGTACAGGAAGAGACGACGGTTGGCCACCCCGTGTTGTCGGGATCGAGATCGTTACAGGGTTCCGGTTCAATGATATCTGAAGGACATTCGATGACGGGTGGTTCACGCACGATGGCTTCGAGCTGGAAATCGAAACTCGCATCAACTACGACAATATATCTGTCGTCTCTCGTAACGGGGAAATAGACCTCGCCCTTTCCGCAGGCGAGTTCTGTCCTCTCGCCGACCTGACCGCCACGGGCCAATATAGCGATAGGAGCGTCGGAGAAACCTTCGTCGATTGATACCTTGGCGTATCCGCTATCTTGGCACACGAGTAGAAGCCAACGGCTTTCCTCGCTGAAATTGCGCTCGCAGATTTCACTTCCATCTTGAGGAGGCGATAGGTTGTCATTGGAGAGAGTGACTCCGCCTCGGCCTAGCACCTGAGGCTGGGTGACGAATCCTGCATCCTCGCCACCGTAAGAACCAAAGCAAGTGTCGCTCACCTTCAGATTTGCTGAGAATGACAGGTCGAAATCGAAGGAGCTCCCTGATTCACCTAGACCCAAGAGCCCGTCTTTAAAAATACTGAAATCGATAGTCAGAGTTGTCGCTGTGGCCTGGATACCATGTGTGGATGGTGAGACATCTTCTCCGTCTATTGTCCATTGATAGGAGGTGACTTGATCGCGCGAAACTGAGTCGAGCAGGTCATTGCTGTAGGTGGAGACGAGACCGCCTTGTTCGCTCGAAACGAAATCTATAATGCCGCTGATGAAAACCGATTCGAGGAAGATCTTCTGTTCACAAGTCTCAGACTCTCCACAGATGGGGTCGATTGCCTTCCAAGTCCTTATGATCGAATCGTCGGACTCGTTGTAGACGTCTGAGTAGACTAGGTCCACCTCACTGGGATCAGAGCAGGCGTTGAGTATCTTCGGCCAGCCCGTCACGTCCGGATGAATTTGGTTACACTCGACAGAGATATCCAAAGGGCATTCTATTTCAGGCGGATCGACCACGGTTGCTTCGAGTTCGAATGCCGACGGCGTGTCCACGATGATGAGGTAGACCTCACCCTCTACGGATGGAAATCCGATCTCTCCTGTTCCGCAACCTATCTCGATTCTCGATCCCACCAATTCGCCAGGCCTCATCACCGCTATCTTAGTTTGGTCATTGTCGGCGAGTGAAATGTAGGCATATCCATTTTCCTGGCACTTGAACTGGATCCACTTGCTGTTTGATGAAAACGTCTCCTCGCAAATTGTCTTTTGCTTGAGCGAAGCCGAGCCATCGCTCGCGCTCAAGCGAGTCATTCCTCGATTGAGGGCGTAGGGTATTGGCGGGAAGCCGGCATCACTGGATCCGTAGGTGCCATTGCAGTTTTCCCCAACGCGTAGGGTCGCAGAGTAGGCGAGAGAAATGCCGCTCGGAGACGTTTGATCCGATCCCAGTCCCCACTCGCCGTCCTGGTATTGGGAAAAGTCGATGGTGATCGTGAAGGCGTCGAAGGATACTCCTGGCTCGGTATTGTCGATTTCGATTCCATCTACTGACCAAGTGTAGGAGGTGATATTGTCCTGGTTTACGAAATCCGCCAAATCGTTCGTGAAGGTGGAAATGATTCCACCTTCCGAGCTATCTAGTGGATCAATATAGCCGTCCAGAGTCACTGACTCGAGAAAGATCTCTTGTTCGCAGTTTTCTGATTCACCGCAAATCGGATCGATTGCTTTCCATGTTCGGATAATGGAATCGTTCAATGCGTTGTATTCGTCCTCGTACTCTAAAACGATATCAGGAGATGATGAGCAGGAAGTGACAATCGTTGGCCATCCTGTCGAGTCGGGGTGGGTGTCATCGCAGGATGTCGTGACGTTGTCTGGGCAGTCTATGATTGGCTTGTCTACGAACTCGCCATCTCTTGCGTGGAAGACCCACAGGCCGGGAGTCCCGACATTGCTCATGGTGAGCAGATTCGTAGCGGTTTCTGTCATGGCTCCCGGAAGCGAGTAGAAGACGCCTCCGTCGCCGCTATCGTAGCCCGATTGGGCGATGGTGCCACCGAGTCCGTCGATGCCGCCTGAAGCGTCTCCGGTTGTCCACTCCAGCTGGTTGTAGCGGAACTCTACATCGAAGTCGCCGGAATTCAGATCGGATCGATTTCTGAGGACCAATTGGAATCGATTGGTCTTCGATAGGTTGATTGAGTAGAAGCCGACAGTATCCCAAGTTACAACTACAGCGTCCGAGTCGACGGTAGCGAAATAGACGCGATTCGCTTCCGCTTGACTTGGTACGGGGCGCGTATCCACATCCGCCCACCATGGCGCGATGATCGGGTCGCCACTGTCGCGAGGAAAAGCCAAAGGAACGTAACCAGGGTCATTTTCGCCAAAGGCAACCACCCCGTTGTCCGAGACGAGGACGCTGCTGTGCGAGCCGCCAAAAATGTTAACTGAAAATGGAAGCTCGAAAATTTGATATGTATCAACCACTCGTTCCAGGGTGTCTTCGCCATAGTCTCGAGGCCCGCCGAGTCCATCGATGAGCTCTACTTGGCCAAGCAGCCGAGTTGCGGTCGAAATAAGAAGACAGGCGCACGTACGCCAAATGTGAGCAGGCTGCATCACAGGAAGCGATTCAGAGGAGTTGGTTTATCGGTGGGTAACGAAGGCGTTCAGGTATTCTAGTAAGCCTTTCTTATATCACTCACAAGCTAAAGGCTTTGACTAAGGGATAACAGTGACTGGGTTAGGTGTTTGGATGGGTCGGGCATCAGGTCATGCCATGGTTTGTGGACCTGATCAGGTCGATACTCTGTATTGGCCCTTCGACAACGAAGGCTGGGATCGAACCTTCGAGCTAGACGAAGGCGTGTTCGTGGGCTAGCGCTGGTACGATGGCAAAGGCATTGAGCCGCTGTTCCCCTTTGGCCATGGGCTTTCGTATACGAAGTTTGAATACTCGGAGGTCACGGTTTCGAAGTCGGAGTTTTCCGCAGGCGAGACCAAGACGGTAAGCTTCCAGCTTGACCGCGCCGCCTTCAGCTTCTGGTCGCCTGAGTCCAAGGATTGGACTGCCGAGCCGGGCGACTTCGAGCTGCTTGTTGGGGCCAGCAGTCGAGACATTCGGCAGAGCGCTTCGGTGGCGATGCGCTAGCATATTTTTATACTGCTCGTTGGCGGCAGGTTCGTTCTTCGTTTGCGAGACTTGGGAAAACGCGAAAGCCCCTTCGTAGATGAGGCTTGCTTCATCGAGGGGTTGTTCTATGGATTCGGGCCGATCGGATGCCCGTGATCGAACCTCAGCACGGGTCGAACGTTTGGAGATGGATTGAAATATGGGAGACTTGCTTCTTCTTAAGCGGCTGAATGAATCAGGTGTCGCCGATTGGCGGATACGACTAGCGAATTGGGTGGACTCCGATGCGGTGCAGCGTTGGGTGATCTCGGCCATCGTCTTGAATGGCTTGATCCTAGGACTGGAGACCAACGAAGCGCTGATGGAGTCTTGGGGCGTTTGGCTTAAGTTCATCGACAAGGCGCTGCTAGCGGTTTTCACCATCGAAATCGCCCTTAAGCTGCTGGCCTACCGACAGGTCTTTTTTCGCAGCGGGTGGAATCTCTTCGATTTTCTAGTGGTAGCGGTCGCGTTCGTTCCCGGGGCCGGACCGTGGTCGGTGTTGCGGACCTTGCGCGTTTTTCGGGTGCTGCGCTTGCTCACCGCGGTGCCGCAGCTGAAGCGAGTCGTGGCGGCGTTCATACATGCCATACCCGGGCTTTCCGGAGTGATGCTGGTGATGGCCATCTTCTTCTATACCATGGCGATTCTCGCTACGACTTTGTTCGGGGAGGCCTTTCCTGAGTGGTTCGGCACCTTAGGGGCGAGCCTGTATTCGCTTTTTCAGGTCATGACCTTGGAGAGCTGGTCGATGGGCATCGTTCGTCCGGTGATGGAAGTCTATCCTTGGGCGTGGGCGTTTTTCGTTCCGTTCATCGTCATTGCCACCTTTACGATTCTCAATCTATTCATCGGCATCATCGTTTCGACCATGCAGGAGCTTTCCGTATTGCCAGATCCCGCCACGCGAGATGGAGAGATTCTGCGAACGCTCGGGCGCATGGAAGACGAACTGGAGCGCTTGCGGGCCCAGCTGAGAAATCGCTAAGGGTAGGTCGGTCGATCTTGCGATGCGGCCGGCCGGGCCGTCCCGCCCTGCCTTTTCGTGCGGGCTTTGGCGGGTACCTGCGCGGGGATTGGGGCGATGGAGGTGACGCTCTCCATGGTGGAGTCCGAGATAGGCGCGTATCCAATTACTAGTGACGCCTCTAGCATGGTCGAATGTGACTAGTGGGCTTCGTTTAGAGGCGTAGCATAAAGCGCGAAAAAAAACCGCAAAAGGAGTCGATCAGTCTTGACTGGCGTTCTAAATACGAAAATAAATTCGCGTAACAAAATTCTTAAATAGGGAGGAGAAATGAAAACGAACATGCAGATGAATGTCGGGTCGCCGCCCGTGAGGGCGGGCGACGTTTACGAAGGTACGGGCAACCGGAACGCTCCCCGGGAGGGGACTGTAGACGCCAGCTTCGCCAAGCGGGTTTGGTCTCGAGACGAGACCCGAGTTGGGGCGCGTTTTCCGAGGTTCAACCTTCAGTCGCCATGGGGATAGTGGAGGAGACGCTGGAGGGTCGCCTGAGCCACGGACTGAGGGTCCAGGCTATAGGCATGAAGCTGGGACGGTCGGCTCAGGAGGCGATTCGGCGAAAGGCTGAAGCCATGACGCGTCGCTATCCAGGGCTGCTGGGCCTCGCTGTGGAGTTGCGACGCGTGGTCTTAGGGCCCCGAAGAAGCGAGTACTTGGTGAAGGCGCGTCTGGTTTTGCCGGGCTACGACCGCATCGTGGCGAAGCGATCCGAGGAGCTAGGCTTGGCGCTCGCGAACGCATTCGAGGTGGCCGATCGCCAGTTGAGGCGGCGGGCGACGCGAGCGCGGTTTTGAGGTTTTGGTTGGAGGAAAAGGAACCAAGGAACAAAAAGAAGGCTGCCGTCCGGTTCGGGCGGCAGTTTCCGTTTGCGCGATCCGACCTCAAGCTCGGACTTGAAAAACGAATCCGAATGCGCGAACGTTGTTGCGTATTCCTTCGCGCTCATGATCGGCCATTCTCATCGAAAGACGCTTACGCCGCAGGAATCGGCGGCTCATTCCTGGACCTTTTTTTCCAATCATGCCCACGTCTTGGTCTGCTTGCACTACGACGAGGATCTGACGCTTCGGGAGGTTGCGGATCAAGTGGGCATCACGGAGCGGGCGGTTCAGAAAATCGTGGCGGAGCTGGAAGCCGCTGGCATAATCTCCCGTTCAAAGCTAGGGCGTCGCAATACTTACGAGGTGAATGCGTCGGTCAGATTGCGGCATCCGATAGAGGCCCATCGCTCGGTGGGCGATCTGCTGGATTTCGTCTTGAAGGGGCGTTGAGGGAGGCTGCGAGTCGGATCGCTTTACGAACTGGGGTCTGCTGGTCGGATCTTGGAGAGCAGACCTGAGCAGAGCCATTTTGAAACGCTGCGGGCGAGCACCGGATTTCCGGTGACCTTGAGAAGGCCGTCGCGTCTGGCTTTTGCGATGGTGGTGTCGCCAGCCCAGATTTCCGTCATGGTGCGCAGATTGCAGCGCAGGGTGACGTCGACTTCCTTGCCCGGGTTGTCGATGCAGAGTTCTCGAGCGCCGTTTTCTTCGATGACGATCCACCAGTGGGCGAACATCTCGAGACTGGGGAAAATGAAGTGGATGACAGTGCGGCCGGCGGGAAGCTGGTCGGTGTCGATGCGGCGCTTGAAATCGGTCATCAGCAGCTCCACGTCCAGCTCCTCGTCGTCCATCTGCCCGCGGGCCCAGCGAGCTCCCCACTCGCCGAGGCTCATGACGATGGGGCCGAGCTCGCGTCCGGCGGCGGTGAGGAAGTACTCCGAGTGGCGTTTTCCCTGTAGTTCCTTTTTGATGACAAGACCACAGTCCACTAGCTGCTTGAGGCGTTTGGCGAGCAAGGTGGGCGACATTTGGGAGAGGCCGCGTTGGAGCTCGTTGAAACGCGTCTCGCCGAGCAGGAGTTCGCGGATCAGGAGCAGAGTCCAGCGTTCGCCGATGACTTCGGCGGCTTTGGCGATGGGGCAGAATTGACCGTACTTGAGGCTCATGTCGGGCTACAGATTTTGTAGTGGTTTGCTACAGTCTGTGTTGTAGAGGAATGCGAAGCGATCGGTTAGAGTAGGCGGCGTCAACCGGAGCGATGTTCGTTTCGGTGAACCAAGAAACCATAGACAGTGAGATTAGAATAATGCCACTCGTAAACGTACAGATCATCGAAAACGTATTCACCCCTGAACAGAAGAAGGAAATCATCACCAAGGTGACCGATGCCATGCTCTCCATCGAAGGCGAGGCCTTGCGTGAAGTGACCTGGGTCAAGATCGACGAGGTCAAGGAAGGCAACTGGGGCATCGGCGGCCACCCGCTCACCGCAGCCGACGTGCGCCGCATGCAGATGGCGGAGGCGTAGATTTCGAAAATGCCGGAACGAAAGAGGTGACGCTTGCGGGATCGCGGGCGTCGCCTTTTTGCGCTTCCTGGGCTGACGGGGAGCCGCTCTCTGCGGAGTAGACGAAAACACCATGATGATATTTGCGAGTTCACTTCGTTGCCTGGTGGGGAGGAGGATCTGCCTGCTTTGCCTAGGCCTGGCGCTCCCCATGAGCGGATCAAATCTACGCGCGGAAGGCCTCGACCGCAGTTCGTTGCTGGGAAATTGGAGCGGAATCTTGGCGTTCGGCGATCAACAGGCTGAGGTTTTCTATGAAATCGATGAAGAAGAGGGGAAGCTGGTATCATGGCTCACTTTGGAGAAAGGCGGGCTGTACGCTATGGGGCCGTCGGTGGTCGAGCGGGACGAAGCGGGGGTGTGGAAACTGGACTGGTTCGGTCGGGTGTATTCGGTAGATGGAAACGGACAACTGATCGGAGCGTTTCAGCATTACGACAAAGCCCTCGAACTGGTGTTGGAAAAAGTGGATACAGTGCCACCAAAGCCGAAGGAGAAATGGGCTGTTGACGAGCCGAGGGTGGATTGGGTTGTCGAGGTTGCTGGAGGCGTTTGGGCGGCTCCGGCGGCAGGACAGGGGTTGGTTCTTGTGGGTGACGATTCGGGAATGGTGACGGCCATGCATGACGATACTGGGAATGTCGCGTGGCGTTTTCGAACGGGGGCTGGCATCTATGCGAGCCCGAAACTTGATGAAGATTTTCTCTATGCGTCGTCGGATGATGGATACGTGTATTGCTTAGCG encodes the following:
- a CDS encoding nidogen-like domain-containing protein, yielding MQPAHIWRTCACLLISTATRLLGQVELIDGLGGPRDYGEDTLERVVDTYQIFELPFSVNIFGGSHSSVLVSDNGVVAFGENDPGYVPLAFPRDSGDPIIAPWWADVDTRPVPSQAEANRVYFATVDSDAVVVTWDTVGFYSINLSKTNRFQLVLRNRSDLNSGDFDVEFRYNQLEWTTGDASGGIDGLGGTIAQSGYDSGDGGVFYSLPGAMTETATNLLTMSNVGTPGLWVFHARDGEFVDKPIIDCPDNVTTSCDDTHPDSTGWPTIVTSCSSSPDIVLEYEDEYNALNDSIIRTWKAIDPICGESENCEQEIFLESVTLDGYIDPLDSSEGGIISTFTNDLADFVNQDNITSYTWSVDGIEIDNTEPGVSFDAFTITIDFSQYQDGEWGLGSDQTSPSGISLAYSATLRVGENCNGTYGSSDAGFPPIPYALNRGMTRLSASDGSASLKQKTICEETFSSNSKWIQFKCQENGYAYISLADNDQTKIAVMRPGELVGSRIEIGCGTGEIGFPSVEGEVYLIIVDTPSAFELEATVVDPPEIECPLDISVECNQIHPDVTGWPKILNACSDPSEVDLVYSDVYNESDDSIIRTWKAIDPICGESETCEQKIFLESVFISGIIDFVSSEQGGLVSTYSNDLLDSVSRDQVTSYQWTIDGEDVSPSTHGIQATATTLTIDFSIFKDGLLGLGESGSSFDFDLSFSANLKVSDTCFGSYGGEDAGFVTQPQVLGRGGVTLSNDNLSPPQDGSEICERNFSEESRWLLLVCQDSGYAKVSIDEGFSDAPIAILARGGQVGERTELACGKGEVYFPVTRDDRYIVVVDASFDFQLEAIVREPPVIECPSDIIEPEPCNDLDPDNTGWPTVVSSCTPLSQDNLFFSDEYDGSTLLRTWTAIDPSCGESSSCIQIIETAAVSISGNIILESSKESGILATYSHDLVDFAEPQYATDFVWLFDNTIIEEEEAGISFDFDNLTIDFSLFRNGAYQSEEGTQLEAQYRMSFSADLLFTETCGGSFGAGRDGFVTAPQTLSRGAVSIETAGEADSNSEALLCERTFSSASNYFLFACDDTGTGTVSIEWEDQQIEAPISVLQRGETIGERIELQCDEGRLSFPAKRGSAYIIVVDWETEYTLKAWISSTSQARLTMIAPQNPGNVHLRLEGDSEKRYVLEYSSDLTVWFPLLEGFTLDEIQEYIDTSFQQSINARFYRVRTIDE
- a CDS encoding ion transporter; this translates as MGDLLLLKRLNESGVADWRIRLANWVDSDAVQRWVISAIVLNGLILGLETNEALMESWGVWLKFIDKALLAVFTIEIALKLLAYRQVFFRSGWNLFDFLVVAVAFVPGAGPWSVLRTLRVFRVLRLLTAVPQLKRVVAAFIHAIPGLSGVMLVMAIFFYTMAILATTLFGEAFPEWFGTLGASLYSLFQVMTLESWSMGIVRPVMEVYPWAWAFFVPFIVIATFTILNLFIGIIVSTMQELSVLPDPATRDGEILRTLGRMEDELERLRAQLRNR
- a CDS encoding winged helix-turn-helix domain-containing protein, yielding MIGHSHRKTLTPQESAAHSWTFFSNHAHVLVCLHYDEDLTLREVADQVGITERAVQKIVAELEAAGIISRSKLGRRNTYEVNASVRLRHPIEAHRSVGDLLDFVLKGR
- a CDS encoding 4-oxalocrotonate tautomerase family protein, with the translated sequence MPLVNVQIIENVFTPEQKKEIITKVTDAMLSIEGEALREVTWVKIDEVKEGNWGIGGHPLTAADVRRMQMAEA
- a CDS encoding HPF/RaiA family ribosome-associated protein; protein product: MGIVEETLEGRLSHGLRVQAIGMKLGRSAQEAIRRKAEAMTRRYPGLLGLAVELRRVVLGPRRSEYLVKARLVLPGYDRIVAKRSEELGLALANAFEVADRQLRRRATRARF
- a CDS encoding helix-turn-helix domain-containing protein, with the translated sequence MSLKYGQFCPIAKAAEVIGERWTLLLIRELLLGETRFNELQRGLSQMSPTLLAKRLKQLVDCGLVIKKELQGKRHSEYFLTAAGRELGPIVMSLGEWGARWARGQMDDEELDVELLMTDFKRRIDTDQLPAGRTVIHFIFPSLEMFAHWWIVIEENGARELCIDNPGKEVDVTLRCNLRTMTEIWAGDTTIAKARRDGLLKVTGNPVLARSVSKWLCSGLLSKIRPADPSS